Proteins encoded together in one Musa acuminata AAA Group cultivar baxijiao chromosome BXJ3-6, Cavendish_Baxijiao_AAA, whole genome shotgun sequence window:
- the LOC135640000 gene encoding large ribosomal subunit protein eL32z-like, which yields MAVPLLTKRIVKKRVKQFKRPQSDRKICVKTNWRRPKGIDSRVRRKFKGCTLMPNIGYGSDKKTRHYLPNGFKKFVVHNVADLELLMMHNRTYCAEIAHNISTKKRKLIVERAAQLDIVVTNKLARLRSQEDE from the exons ATGGCGGTTCCGTTGCTCACGAAGAGGATCGTCAAGAAGCGTGTCAAGCAGTTCAAGAGGCCCCAGAGCGACCGCAAGATCTGCGTGAAG ACAAATTGGCGGAGACCAAAGGGTATCGACTCCCGTGTGCGCAGAAAGTTCAAAGGATGTACCTTGATGCCAAATATAGGGTACGGTTCAGACAAGAAGACACGCCACTACCTGCCAAATGGGTTCAAGAAATTTGTGGTCCATAATGTTGCCGATTTGGAGTTGCTTATGATGCACAACAG GACCTACTGTGCCGAAATTGCACACAACATTTCCACAAAGAAGCGCAAGTTGATCGTCGAGCGGGCTGCACAGCTTGACATTGTTGTTACCAACAAGTTAGCAAGATTGCGCAGCCAGGAGGACGAGTGA
- the LOC135639930 gene encoding uncharacterized protein LOC135639930 — protein sequence MSTTTEGAVSGTEGQEEEEGVTLESLRRKMAEFARERDWEQFHSPRNLLLALVGEVGELSEIFQWKGEVPRGLPDWEEEEKQHLGEELSDVLLYLVRLSDICGVDLGKAALRKLELNAHKYPVQLCKGSSRKHTRYSSNAHSRSNEDPSSGTSEGLPNTGLHR from the exons ATGTCGACTACTACCGAAGGGGCTGTCTCGGGCACGGAagggcaggaggaggaggagggtgtgACCCTCGAGAGTCTGAGGAGGAAGATGGCAGAGTTTGCGAGGGAGAGAGACTGGGAACAGTTCCATAGCCCCAGGAACCTCCTGTTAGCTCTG gTGGGGGAGGTCGGGGAGCTGTCAGAGATCTTTCAATGGAAAGGTGAGGTGCCGAGGGGTCTGCCTGActgggaagaggaggagaagcaacACCTGGGGGAGGAGCTCTCTGATGTGCTGCTCTACCTTGTGAGGCTCTCGGACATCTGTGGGGTGGACTTGGGGAAGGCCGCACTCAGGAAGCTGGAGCTCAATGCCCACAAGTACCCTGTCCAGCTATGCAAGGGCTCTTCGAGGAAGCACACTCGTTACTCCTCCAATGCACACAGCCGCAGCAACGAGGACCCCAGCAGTGGAACTTCCGAGGGGCTCCCAAACACTGGCCTGCATAGATAG
- the LOC103987609 gene encoding MACPF domain-containing protein At4g24290, whose amino-acid sequence MMEGEREAVERRALRSLGLGFDLTSDFRLRFAKGYPRGRLVQLDEVHTRDIVFPGGQVVRGVSEDVGCDKGDRMRYRSDVLEFNQMSELLNQKSSVQGKVPSGYFNALFNLTGAWLDDAKDTKYLAFDGYFISLYNFHLRASPLVLLEEVKRAVPSKWDPMALCHFIRTYGTHIIVEMAIGGQDVICVRQSPSSTISSAELKVHLEDLGDYLFSDGNSLSPLHRKTREGKNKVPEVFMRILQSNNLQLSSYSETSSKEGLTIICSKRGGDACVLNHSTWLQTVQNNPDAIMFKFVPITSLLTGVPGSGYLSHAMNLYLRYKPDPEDLQYFLEFQVPNQWAPMFNELALGPQRRKVSYPRMQFRFLGPKLHVNTDQVLSSQKPVIGLRLYLEGPRCNRLAIHVQHLSSLPSMFRNSSSSEMSAWQGSEDSDAGYFEPIQWKRYSAVCTSVVEHNPEWLQRVSNGVFVVTGAQLVTKGNWPKKVLHLRLLFTHIPNCTIRRTEWAGAPATSQKGSFLTNLSTTFSTPFTQRDVPPPAKNEPAQLNSGVYPDGPPVPVQSRKLLKFVDMVEVVRGPHNVPGHWLVTAAKIVKEGGKIGLHVKFALLNYSAEAGLID is encoded by the exons ATGATGGAGGGCGAGAGGGAGGCGGTAGAGCGCCGGGCCCTGCGTTCGCTGGGGCTCGGCTTCGACCTCACCAGCGACTTCCGCCTCCGCTTCGCCAAGGGGTACCCCCGCGGCCGCCTCGTGCAGCTCGACGAGGTCCACACCCGGGACATCGTCTTCCCCGGGGGCCAGGTCGTCCGCGGCGTGTCCGAGGACGTCGGCTGCGACAAGGGCGATCGGATGCGGTACCGCTCCGACGTCCTCGAGTTCAATCAG ATGTCTGAGTTACTCAATCAGAAATCTTCGGTCCAAGGAAAAGTACCTTCCGGTTATTTTAATGCTCTTTTTAATTTAACTGGAGCATGGTTGGATGATGCCAAGGACACAAAATATCTTGCTTTTGATGGATACTTCATTTCCTTGTACAATTTTCACCTAAGAGCTTCTCCTTTGGTTCTTCTTGAAGAGGTTAAAAGAGCAGTTCCATCGAAGTGGGATCCCATGGCCCTCTGTCA TTTCATTAGGACCTATGGAACACATATAATTGTAGAAATGGCTATAGGGGGTCAGGATGTAATCTGTGTTAGGCAAAGTCCTTCTTCAACAATTTCATCTGCTGAGTTAAAGGTTCATCTCGAAGATCTTGGAGATTATTTATTTTCTGATGGAAATAGTCTTTCTCCTCTACATCGGAAGACCAGAGAAGGCAAGAACAAG GTGCCTGAAGTCTTCATGAGAATCTTGCAATCCAACAACTTGCAACTGTCTAGCTATTCAGAAACTTCAAGCAAGGAA GGACTCACAATCATTTGCTCAAAAAGAGGAGGTGATGCATGTGTGTTAAATCACTCTACTTGGTTACAAACAGTACAAAATAACCCTGATGCAATAATGTTCAAGTTTGTTCCCATCACATCTCTTCTAACTGGCGTTCCAGGCAGTGGATATCTCAGCCATGCTATGAATCTATATCTTCGCT ATAAACCTGATCCTGAAGATTTACAGTATTTCTTGGAATTTCAAGTCCCCAATCAGTGGGCACCGATGTTCAATGAACTAGCTCTGGGACCACAAAGAAGAAAAGTCTCCTACCCCCGGATGCAATTTAGATTTTTGGGACCAAAGCTACATGTTAACACTGATCAG GTCTTGAGCAGTCAGAAGCCTGTGATTGGCCTGCGGTTGTACTTGGAGGGACCGAGGTGCAATCGGTTAGCCATACATGTGCAACACCTTTCAAGTCTCCCCAGCATGTTCAGGAACTCTAGTTCATCCGAAATGTCAGCGTGGCAAGGATCAGAAGACTCTGATGCAGGATACTTTGAACCTATCCAGTGGAAGAGATACTCAGCTGTATGCACATCAGTTGTGGAGCACAATCCTGAGTGGCTCCAGAGAGTATCTAATGGTGTGTTTGTGGTAACTGGTGCTCAGCTTGTCACCAAAGGGAATTGGCCGAAGAAAGTGCTTCATCTTCGTCTCCTCTTTACACACATTCCAAACTGCACAATCCGAAGGACCGAGTGGGCTGGTGCACCAGCCACTTCTCAGAAAGGAAGCTTCCTAACAAATTTAAGTACAACGTTTAGCACACCATTTACCCAGAGAGATGTGCCACCACCAGCGAAGAATGAGCCTGCACAGCTGAATTCAGGTGTGTATCCCGATGGTCCACCTGTGCCGGTTCAGTCAAGGAAGCTCTTAAAGTTTGTGGATATGGTCGAGGTGGTCCGTGGTCCACACAACGTGCCAGGACATTGGCTTGTGACAGCGGCTAAGATTGTCAAAGAAGGGGGAAAGATCGGATTGCATGTAAAGTTTGCTCTGTTGAATTATTCAGCTGAGGCTGGGTTGATCGACTAA
- the LOC135640813 gene encoding uncharacterized protein LOC135640813, producing MVSLYRTLRVADEDNGLPGQSSRVELHPNPLFEMNEYDVKGITEHFFRSFSNLINSGRGAEFEGAVIALFHLLITRTDKVRALREAFYRQNLPNVTNLLATVLVFLIVIYFQGFRVELPVRSKNARGQQGSYPIKLFYTSNIAIILQSALVSNLYFIAQLFYRRYSGNFLVNLLGKWKESEYSGQSIPVGGIACYITAPSSLADMAANPFHALFYIVFMLSACALFSKTWIEVSGSSARDVAKQVKV from the exons ATGGTCAGCTTGTACAGGACGTTGCGTGTTGCCGACGAAGATAACGGGTTACCGGGCCAAAGTTCGCGGGTCGAACTGCACCCGAATCCGCTGTTCGAGATGAATGAATACGATGTGAAAG GAATAACCGAACACTTTTTTAGGAGTTTCTCCAATCTCATAAACAGTGGGCGTGGTGCTGAATTTGAAGGTGCTGTTATTGCTTTGTTCCATTTACTCATAACTCGCACTGATAAAGTTCGTGCTCTTCGTGAGGCTTTCTACCGTCAGAATCTTCCAAATGTGACCAACTTGCTTGCCACAGTTCTGGTCTTCCTCATAGTTATCTATTTCCAAGGTTTCCGTGTTGAGTTGCCCGTTAGGTCAAAGAATGCTCGTGGGCAACAAGGTTCGTACCCTATTAAGTTGTTTTACACCTCTAATATTGCCATCATTCTGCAGTCAGCGCTTGTCTCTAACTTGTACTTCATCGCCCAG TTGTTCTACAGGAGATACAGTGGAAATTTTCTGGTCAATCTGTTGGGTAAGTGGAAGGAATCTGAATATTCTGGTCAATCCATCCCTGTGGGTGGTATTGCTTGCTATATTACAGCACCATCAAG CTTGGCTGATATGGCAGCAAATCCTTTCCATGCATTGTTCTATATAGTTTTTATGCTCTCCGCCTGTGCTCTTTTCTCGAAGACTTGGATAGAAGTCTCTGGATCGTCAGCAAGAGATGTGGCCAAGCAGGTTAAGGTATGA